Proteins found in one Haloferax litoreum genomic segment:
- a CDS encoding RipA family octameric membrane protein has product MSRGESEHPGKTSDGNEQNAELEQWKFYGQSTHQVSNRRLKNNRFYLRLLIALLGVTGIGVKLGYVTPVGIMFIGAIGLPFCVLWTFHILSYKQLNSGKYRVLWEMAENLPYDPFKMEWDRLDEGDNPDVYIKHTTVEVWWPRVFGFFYAVLFIYGTLSLLSLLSYYWWAVGILAGIWAIYAFFVLRGKSPTQKYWDYTGNE; this is encoded by the coding sequence ATGAGCAGGGGAGAGAGCGAACATCCAGGAAAAACGAGCGACGGAAATGAACAAAACGCCGAGCTTGAGCAATGGAAATTCTATGGACAGTCTACTCACCAAGTAAGCAACCGCCGACTCAAGAATAATCGCTTCTACCTTCGCCTTCTAATCGCATTATTGGGCGTTACCGGAATAGGAGTTAAACTCGGCTACGTGACCCCTGTAGGAATCATGTTCATCGGGGCTATTGGTCTTCCATTCTGTGTTCTTTGGACATTCCATATCCTCTCGTATAAACAGCTGAACAGCGGGAAGTACCGTGTTCTCTGGGAGATGGCAGAGAACCTCCCATACGACCCATTCAAAATGGAATGGGACCGGCTTGATGAAGGCGACAACCCTGACGTATACATAAAACACACCACAGTCGAAGTCTGGTGGCCACGTGTATTTGGGTTCTTCTACGCTGTATTATTCATCTATGGGACACTCTCATTGCTGAGCCTGTTAAGTTACTATTGGTGGGCTGTTGGCATTCTCGCTGGCATTTGGGCGATATACGCTTTCTTTGTGCTTCGGGGCAAAAGTCCGACGCAGAAATACTGGGATTACACCGGAAATGAATAA
- a CDS encoding TIR domain-containing protein: MDLPDRPGRTWQEIRHSVQRNNPIEFVQQDEVPPIPYDFDGHTDVLPGVRVHHRSFANPDDIAIWEPGNTNVYFVTKYRAVQQLLNSKDEIPDGVLAVLMLAGGAFIVKVLWDLLKTILDSGTSSSTGSAGGATQQRPRPENRQYNVFISHAWDYNDDYERVVEFLDDFNELEWQDHSVPLTDPLDTVNDVHLRARLRDQIRTTSVVLVLAGMYSAHREWIQNEIELANEFDKPIVGIRPHGAKQTPNLVEEAAIEMVGWRQNSIVRAIVDHSL; this comes from the coding sequence ATGGATTTGCCGGACCGACCAGGACGGACTTGGCAAGAAATTCGCCACAGCGTACAACGGAATAACCCAATCGAGTTTGTCCAACAAGACGAGGTGCCCCCGATACCTTATGATTTTGATGGACACACGGATGTTCTCCCAGGTGTCCGAGTTCATCATCGAAGTTTCGCAAACCCAGATGATATTGCGATTTGGGAACCAGGAAATACGAACGTCTACTTTGTGACCAAGTACCGAGCAGTACAGCAATTGCTGAATAGCAAGGATGAGATTCCTGATGGAGTGCTGGCCGTTCTAATGCTAGCTGGCGGGGCTTTTATTGTGAAAGTCCTCTGGGACCTATTGAAGACAATTCTTGATTCGGGTACGAGTTCGTCAACTGGAAGTGCTGGAGGTGCCACTCAACAGCGACCACGTCCCGAAAACCGCCAGTACAACGTGTTCATCAGCCATGCTTGGGACTACAACGACGATTACGAGCGAGTAGTCGAATTCCTCGATGATTTCAACGAACTAGAATGGCAGGACCACAGCGTTCCGTTGACCGACCCGCTTGATACGGTAAATGATGTCCATCTTCGTGCTCGGCTTCGGGACCAAATTCGGACGACTTCTGTCGTCCTCGTGCTTGCAGGGATGTATAGTGCCCACAGGGAGTGGATTCAGAACGAGATAGAACTAGCGAATGAATTCGATAAACCAATCGTCGGAATTCGTCCACACGGGGCGAAGCAGACACCAAACTTAGTGGAAGAAGCTGCGATTGAGATGGTAGGATGGAGGCAGAATTCAATCGTCAGAGCGATTGTCGACCACTCGCTCTAG
- the xerA gene encoding site-specific tyrosine recombinase/integron integrase produces the protein MGAEPGSSKIYENKHYEVNYFITRKQAAGRSERTLNSYSRVLRKFFHDQFPELSPDEVEVRHVEDYLMALTKRGVSQNSKKKYLEVLSSFYGYTLKRPQFEGITSNPAAIVLEEISRIRPDRPDCATWENACKLIHAIPDPRDKTVAIILAKTGARLLEALSIEEDDVDLEKGFIRLRERKGGGQTVVPIDDETIYAIKRYQFINADSDSPYLFTSNLGGRLSKERIRREVKAAADRAGVAPKEERRFEKKFTPHTFRTVFTTLMRKQGMKPYILKYIRGDAKTETMDIYTRIDRDDAKEEYLNCIKEIGL, from the coding sequence ATGGGAGCTGAACCCGGTTCCTCGAAAATCTATGAGAACAAACACTACGAGGTCAACTACTTCATCACACGAAAACAGGCAGCTGGCAGGAGCGAGAGAACGCTTAATTCGTACAGCCGAGTCCTCCGCAAGTTCTTCCACGACCAATTCCCAGAACTCTCGCCTGATGAAGTAGAGGTTCGGCACGTTGAGGACTATCTAATGGCCCTAACGAAACGTGGCGTCTCCCAGAACTCGAAAAAGAAGTACCTGGAAGTCCTCTCCAGTTTCTATGGCTATACGCTGAAACGGCCGCAGTTTGAGGGAATCACGAGTAATCCCGCAGCAATCGTACTGGAAGAGATATCTCGAATTCGTCCTGACCGCCCCGACTGTGCGACGTGGGAGAATGCCTGTAAACTCATCCACGCCATTCCAGACCCACGAGACAAAACTGTAGCCATCATCTTAGCGAAAACGGGGGCTCGTCTCCTCGAAGCTCTCTCAATCGAAGAAGACGACGTAGACTTAGAGAAGGGATTCATCCGACTCCGAGAACGAAAAGGCGGAGGCCAGACTGTAGTACCCATTGACGACGAGACAATCTACGCTATCAAACGCTATCAGTTCATCAACGCCGATTCCGATTCCCCGTATCTCTTCACGAGCAACCTGGGAGGGCGTCTCAGTAAAGAAAGAATCCGACGAGAAGTAAAAGCCGCTGCCGACCGCGCTGGTGTCGCCCCCAAGGAAGAACGGCGGTTCGAGAAGAAGTTCACACCTCACACGTTCCGAACGGTATTCACAACCCTGATGCGGAAGCAGGGGATGAAGCCGTACATTCTGAAATACATCCGTGGTGACGCCAAGACCGAGACGATGGATATCTATACTCGCATCGACCGGGATGATGCGAAAGAAGAGTACCTGAACTGCATCAAGGAAATCGGATTGTAG
- a CDS encoding McrC family protein: protein MAQSTSFPLLDSEDGESVDIILREYEETDPLDLTDSALRMLKTEVNSDGERLSVSFDRDGNAVLRATQHVGIVSLPDGPTIQIRPKTKQTNLLHFLRYAHGVESVTIERETSISAGSTFIEALAALYEAELESVIRQGLHRDYRRVEETEKHLRGRLNVQKQIQKQGVAPTQFECSYEELTYDTVPNQSILFATSILTRFVRGKHLKRSLLKHRHLLRQRVTLKPTKPAALDRVELTRLNEYYADLLRLTRLVLRSIYVKEFVTGNQSSFALLIDMNQIFERAVERAVAEVTEGHTEWRAASQVTTRNLVTDGKRAISIRPDILIRDSEEQIVLVGDAKWKLGRPPNSDFYQMVSYQFAHDVPGILIYPEQGGDVETQYSVVDEYPLTLAEFPIPTTTESFSEYIDRVHNRMDEQICSLLEDS from the coding sequence ATGGCACAGTCTACTTCGTTCCCACTACTGGACAGCGAAGATGGCGAGAGTGTCGACATCATATTGCGAGAGTATGAGGAAACCGATCCACTCGATCTGACTGATTCCGCGCTACGGATGCTAAAGACGGAAGTTAACAGCGATGGAGAACGTCTGAGCGTTTCATTTGACCGTGACGGGAATGCGGTGCTTCGGGCAACACAGCACGTGGGGATTGTATCGCTCCCAGATGGTCCGACAATACAGATTCGTCCAAAGACGAAGCAAACTAACCTCCTTCATTTCTTGCGATATGCTCATGGCGTCGAGTCCGTGACTATTGAGCGAGAAACCTCTATATCGGCCGGGAGCACGTTTATCGAGGCCCTCGCAGCACTGTATGAAGCTGAACTTGAGAGCGTTATTCGCCAAGGTCTACATCGGGATTATCGGCGAGTCGAAGAGACTGAAAAGCACCTTCGAGGGCGGCTAAACGTCCAGAAGCAGATTCAGAAACAAGGCGTTGCTCCGACTCAATTTGAATGCTCCTACGAAGAGCTGACCTATGATACGGTCCCAAATCAGTCGATTCTCTTTGCAACATCCATACTCACCCGATTCGTCCGTGGCAAGCATCTGAAGCGTTCTCTACTCAAGCACCGTCATCTCCTTCGTCAACGAGTCACACTAAAACCGACTAAGCCTGCGGCGTTAGATCGCGTTGAGCTCACACGTCTGAATGAGTACTATGCAGACCTACTCCGCCTCACAAGACTTGTTCTCAGGAGTATCTACGTCAAAGAGTTTGTAACTGGGAACCAAAGTTCGTTTGCTCTGCTCATCGACATGAACCAAATTTTCGAGCGAGCTGTAGAGCGAGCGGTTGCAGAAGTAACCGAGGGACATACCGAGTGGAGAGCCGCATCACAAGTGACAACCCGAAACCTAGTCACCGATGGAAAGCGGGCCATTTCAATTCGGCCGGACATCCTCATTCGGGACTCGGAAGAGCAGATCGTACTTGTTGGTGATGCAAAGTGGAAGCTGGGTCGCCCTCCGAATTCGGACTTCTATCAGATGGTTTCGTATCAGTTCGCTCACGATGTCCCTGGTATTCTGATTTATCCTGAGCAAGGAGGCGATGTCGAGACACAGTACTCTGTCGTAGACGAGTATCCTCTTACTCTGGCAGAATTCCCGATCCCGACCACAACCGAGAGTTTCAGTGAGTATATTGACCGCGTCCACAACAGAATGGACGAGCAGATTTGTTCTCTGTTAGAGGATAGCTGA
- a CDS encoding MrcB family domain-containing protein, with product MSEWRDTIRAEITRYCDQHDTQEFDLQDLLAFSESTLREKFPDNNTWEATTRRTLQELRDAGELDAKGNGRYRVENLSAPSSNNSSESLPIPHSSLNMKAQYALTHFLEAKSEEDWDHPVVSLINSELPGEFQSKLKHDAATTYGIEPEHLNVRGSSGTGRMANIPWIGVFDQRVAEGPQDGLYVVYLFDTVEDRLFLTLNQGMTQLKDNYGLGATKEVLSKRAEILRTRIDLDRFEMESIELPSQLLTGRNKYYGDSTICYRSYDASQFPSENDLVIDLCELVASYQEIVESGFYQSLLDSFDEENVVQRRPGSSGLTEETSDSSELESSEDMRQDTSPDPSIWIEKTQVANRPYKQKGEFKLGKAIMSPSRDKGGQKRYEAMREAEAGDIVLHLLQDQHQIVGISVIDSALQEDFEGPPDDRWTEEQQVQGGYLRWLKDYQGIEPHIHVYKQILENPEYQDRLREIREESGKIFYSKRLSLNQGHYFTQCPDELVKIFVEESPHLANLLEERGYDLNGDIQLPPADQYDGIKEATKDIRARIDQVEGAQNWLNERLAETIVRDWTEALRRSDLIDAVVTATDSVKCEQIVDVYEDHRIQLKELADEIGSGTIKNSSLNQGEVLFVVLLRDLQSEVEITPNMNHVKFKALLQGRHRGDGGDILTPPDRQPSDTDTIERQLEQAQQLVFYGPPGTGKTYTARQFAHWWLNQQSDHTPTTQQLETVTFHPSFSYEDFIEGLTAEADDGMVEYRIQAGVFKRICQRAETAYQHAKQNDDLDEARRFVLIVDEINRGNLAQIFGETITLLESDKRLDQPNEVEITLSHSREPFTVPPNLYVIGTMNTADRSIALVDAALRRRFRFLAFPPNYSVLIDHHDFESLGEIQEVAQTSSDPYQSLVALSVLAVRELNETIVDTPDLGKGKQIGHSYLMNLDEAADIVDAWKFEILPLLEEYYFGQFERIREELFQASGGRLFHWESEEISDFTRDDLRRALAEFVDIDLVEEEVNGSADDSSETIYTLNLLLEENVLQSGDELVFSDDKVPEESNRPYDSSDPFWRCEVTGKSGQSNGVRWLFNDEEYSFSGLARAVLEQVSDHDRPVSGPDYWRHPAFDNKRLDSIRSEVQSGTLTNADREH from the coding sequence ATGTCTGAATGGCGGGACACGATCCGCGCTGAAATCACGCGGTACTGCGATCAACATGATACGCAGGAATTTGATCTACAAGACCTACTGGCGTTCTCCGAATCGACTCTTCGAGAAAAATTTCCAGATAATAATACGTGGGAGGCAACTACTCGGCGAACTCTCCAAGAGCTCCGAGATGCTGGTGAATTAGATGCGAAAGGAAATGGCCGATATCGGGTTGAGAATTTGAGCGCTCCCTCCAGTAACAACTCATCAGAAAGCCTCCCTATCCCTCATTCTTCTCTCAACATGAAGGCCCAGTATGCACTTACCCACTTCCTGGAGGCAAAGTCAGAGGAAGATTGGGATCATCCTGTCGTTTCTCTAATTAACTCCGAACTCCCTGGGGAATTTCAATCTAAACTAAAACACGATGCTGCAACTACCTATGGAATCGAGCCTGAGCATCTGAACGTACGTGGGTCAAGCGGTACAGGGAGAATGGCGAATATCCCTTGGATTGGAGTTTTCGATCAACGAGTTGCGGAAGGGCCACAAGATGGCCTCTATGTTGTCTATTTGTTTGACACGGTCGAGGATCGGCTCTTTCTGACTCTCAACCAGGGGATGACTCAGCTCAAGGACAATTATGGCCTTGGGGCAACGAAAGAGGTCCTCTCAAAGCGTGCTGAGATACTCCGAACTCGGATCGACCTCGACCGATTCGAGATGGAAAGTATCGAACTCCCAAGCCAATTGCTGACTGGGCGAAACAAGTACTACGGCGATTCAACGATCTGCTACCGTTCCTATGACGCTAGTCAATTCCCTAGTGAAAATGACCTTGTGATCGATTTGTGCGAGCTTGTTGCTTCATACCAGGAAATCGTTGAAAGCGGCTTTTACCAGTCACTCCTGGATTCATTCGACGAAGAGAATGTAGTCCAACGCAGGCCAGGCTCATCTGGTCTCACTGAGGAGACTAGTGACTCTTCTGAATTAGAAAGTTCTGAGGACATGAGACAAGACACAAGCCCAGACCCATCAATTTGGATCGAGAAGACACAGGTTGCAAATCGCCCGTACAAACAAAAAGGAGAATTCAAACTCGGGAAGGCGATCATGTCCCCCAGTCGAGACAAAGGGGGACAGAAGCGCTACGAAGCGATGCGCGAAGCCGAAGCTGGAGATATCGTTCTCCATCTCCTTCAGGATCAACACCAAATTGTTGGAATATCGGTGATTGATTCAGCGCTCCAAGAAGACTTTGAGGGGCCGCCGGATGATCGATGGACCGAAGAACAACAGGTGCAAGGTGGATACCTCCGTTGGCTCAAAGACTACCAAGGAATTGAGCCACATATCCATGTATACAAACAGATCCTAGAGAACCCTGAGTATCAAGACCGTCTGCGCGAGATCAGAGAAGAGAGCGGGAAAATATTCTACAGCAAACGACTTTCACTCAACCAAGGTCACTATTTCACGCAGTGTCCAGATGAGCTGGTTAAGATCTTTGTTGAGGAGTCGCCCCATCTCGCAAATTTACTCGAAGAGAGAGGATACGATCTAAACGGGGATATTCAACTCCCGCCAGCCGACCAGTATGACGGGATAAAGGAAGCAACGAAGGACATTCGTGCACGTATCGATCAGGTCGAAGGTGCTCAAAACTGGTTAAACGAGAGACTCGCAGAGACAATTGTTCGTGATTGGACCGAAGCACTTCGTCGTAGCGATCTTATTGATGCTGTCGTTACCGCGACAGACTCGGTCAAGTGTGAACAGATCGTGGATGTCTACGAAGATCACCGAATTCAACTCAAGGAATTAGCAGACGAGATTGGATCTGGGACGATCAAAAATTCGAGTTTGAATCAGGGAGAGGTACTGTTCGTTGTCCTATTGCGTGATCTCCAGAGCGAGGTAGAGATCACTCCGAACATGAATCACGTGAAGTTCAAAGCTCTACTACAGGGTCGACATAGGGGAGATGGTGGTGATATCCTCACTCCACCAGACCGGCAACCGTCAGATACCGACACAATTGAGCGCCAATTAGAGCAAGCTCAACAACTCGTCTTCTACGGACCGCCGGGAACCGGGAAAACGTATACTGCACGTCAGTTCGCTCACTGGTGGCTTAATCAGCAATCAGATCACACACCGACGACACAGCAGCTCGAAACAGTCACATTCCATCCTTCATTCTCCTACGAGGACTTCATTGAAGGATTGACCGCTGAGGCTGATGACGGGATGGTGGAATACAGAATTCAGGCTGGGGTTTTCAAACGGATTTGCCAACGGGCAGAAACGGCATACCAACACGCCAAACAGAATGACGACCTCGATGAAGCACGTCGCTTTGTCTTGATCGTCGACGAGATCAACCGCGGGAACCTCGCGCAGATCTTCGGTGAGACCATCACGCTCCTCGAAAGTGACAAGCGCCTCGACCAACCCAACGAAGTAGAGATCACTCTATCTCACTCCAGAGAACCGTTCACAGTCCCTCCAAATCTCTATGTGATCGGGACGATGAACACGGCGGACCGTTCGATTGCATTAGTTGACGCCGCCCTTCGTCGCCGATTCCGATTCTTAGCATTCCCGCCAAACTACTCCGTCTTGATCGACCACCACGACTTCGAGAGCTTAGGTGAGATTCAGGAGGTGGCGCAGACCAGTTCGGACCCCTACCAAAGTTTGGTGGCGCTCTCAGTTTTGGCGGTTCGGGAGCTAAACGAGACCATCGTTGATACACCTGATTTGGGGAAGGGGAAGCAGATCGGTCATTCCTATCTGATGAATCTCGATGAAGCAGCAGACATCGTTGACGCCTGGAAATTCGAGATTCTTCCGCTCCTCGAAGAGTACTATTTCGGGCAGTTTGAACGGATTCGAGAAGAGCTCTTCCAGGCGAGTGGAGGAAGATTGTTCCACTGGGAGTCAGAGGAGATCTCGGACTTCACACGAGATGATCTGCGACGAGCACTTGCTGAGTTCGTAGATATCGACCTAGTTGAGGAGGAGGTCAATGGGAGTGCTGACGACAGTTCAGAGACAATCTATACGCTGAACCTTCTACTAGAAGAGAACGTACTCCAGAGCGGTGACGAGCTTGTTTTTAGCGACGATAAAGTCCCTGAGGAATCTAACCGACCATACGATTCTTCAGATCCCTTCTGGAGATGTGAGGTCACCGGAAAATCGGGGCAGAGTAACGGTGTCCGGTGGCTGTTCAATGACGAAGAATACTCGTTCTCCGGGTTGGCGAGAGCTGTACTTGAGCAAGTCTCCGATCACGATAGACCTGTTTCGGGGCCAGATTACTGGCGACACCCTGCATTCGACAACAAGCGCCTTGATTCCATTCGCTCAGAGGTTCAATCGGGAACACTGACGAACGCAGATAGAGAGCACTAA
- a CDS encoding ATP-binding protein, translating to MVKVRTETLQRAYSKIVDDGKDLHISGQPGIGKTEFLNNLTEEIPSQYTVKSTTVRAHHDHNSLERDLLHLARRAAPERDTKPNQLISASAGAGPISGGGTVDDRVRDLYKLEDLTANWSNDPLLLCIDDIHKIADDEQVVRDIIGELSSSLGQGVQLITLGQIRMPGGHELEDIHLNLYTLGETRVFLQEEFGNLPEDTVRDVHSVVEGHPLYLSLLTESSEDETDFDLPEYAVLDTIEERYLEALPRDTVKFLRQFAPLPELSEKLCAGLFEEWDALEIDQKLRELDRRVIVQQVNRTDDGDKIYKIHERFRTFLVRKNRDADDVHRGAFQYHLQEVTDMLAQERDEKWVNSLPHWFYARYHLDQVHGENAGSEAFREELDCIDLTYPHRGLVMLYAGVCLLPGNIFSAWEQELPLFREWVFDTVENQQQAELVVRVCEWALSQLGDEPMELSEIQIEGSLDDLPEESQVFNDVELADAHLHRLRKLRGHILRFLFLEEPYQSKAHRELMINVLSTYGISKEILSQLKQRIKSILKASELGEEFDQLIEQYAESIGTEFENSLNSSLDFYELRDQAMNLGREAFDNLHYDLLLDSGLIHEIALEGGEVLEEAENPVFAMVWYSLFATYFRNANVVPSAFDQVKEKYMEQLERRKQYEQSIEHPIIFAEDSAEGLSLDEQD from the coding sequence ATGGTAAAGGTCCGAACAGAAACGCTACAACGGGCATACAGCAAAATTGTAGACGACGGAAAGGACCTTCATATCTCTGGGCAGCCAGGGATTGGGAAAACAGAGTTCCTCAACAATCTGACCGAAGAGATACCCAGTCAGTATACGGTCAAATCAACGACTGTCCGCGCACACCACGATCACAACAGTCTTGAACGCGATCTCCTTCATCTCGCCCGTAGAGCAGCACCAGAACGAGATACAAAACCAAACCAACTTATCAGCGCTTCTGCTGGTGCCGGACCCATTAGTGGCGGTGGAACAGTGGATGACCGTGTCCGCGACCTATACAAACTAGAGGATCTAACTGCAAATTGGTCGAACGACCCGCTCCTCCTCTGCATTGATGATATCCACAAAATCGCCGACGATGAGCAAGTTGTCCGGGACATTATCGGCGAACTTTCCTCTAGCCTAGGTCAGGGTGTCCAGCTCATCACCCTCGGGCAAATTCGGATGCCTGGTGGCCATGAGCTCGAGGATATCCACCTAAACCTATACACACTTGGTGAGACCCGAGTGTTCCTCCAAGAAGAGTTTGGGAATCTTCCGGAGGATACTGTTCGTGATGTTCACTCTGTAGTTGAAGGCCACCCACTCTATCTCAGTTTACTCACCGAGTCCTCTGAGGATGAAACAGACTTCGATCTCCCTGAATATGCAGTACTGGATACTATCGAAGAACGATACTTGGAAGCTCTCCCCCGAGATACGGTGAAATTTCTGCGCCAATTCGCACCTCTCCCGGAATTAAGCGAAAAACTCTGTGCTGGACTGTTTGAGGAATGGGATGCTCTCGAAATCGACCAGAAACTCCGAGAATTGGATCGACGAGTAATCGTCCAACAGGTAAACCGGACTGATGACGGTGATAAAATCTACAAAATCCACGAACGCTTCCGCACCTTCCTTGTCCGAAAAAACCGTGACGCAGACGACGTCCACCGCGGAGCCTTCCAGTACCACCTCCAAGAGGTGACTGATATGCTGGCGCAAGAGCGTGACGAGAAGTGGGTGAACTCACTTCCGCACTGGTTCTATGCACGGTACCACTTAGATCAGGTTCATGGGGAAAATGCTGGGTCAGAAGCGTTTCGAGAAGAACTCGACTGCATTGATCTCACCTACCCACACCGTGGCCTTGTCATGCTTTATGCGGGAGTCTGCCTTCTCCCAGGAAACATTTTCTCTGCCTGGGAGCAGGAACTTCCCCTGTTCCGGGAATGGGTGTTCGATACGGTTGAGAACCAGCAACAAGCAGAACTGGTTGTTCGGGTATGTGAATGGGCATTGAGCCAGCTTGGAGATGAACCGATGGAACTCTCGGAGATCCAAATTGAAGGGAGCCTGGATGATCTCCCTGAGGAATCACAGGTCTTCAACGATGTTGAATTGGCCGACGCCCATCTTCATCGTCTGCGGAAACTACGGGGGCACATCCTGCGATTTCTCTTTCTTGAGGAGCCGTATCAAAGTAAAGCCCATCGGGAGTTGATGATCAATGTTCTCAGCACATATGGGATCAGCAAAGAGATTCTCTCTCAATTAAAACAGCGTATCAAATCCATTCTCAAGGCAAGTGAACTTGGTGAGGAGTTTGATCAGCTTATAGAGCAGTATGCTGAATCTATTGGAACTGAGTTTGAGAATAGTTTGAATAGCAGCCTTGACTTCTATGAGTTGCGGGACCAAGCGATGAACCTAGGCCGTGAGGCGTTTGACAACCTTCACTACGACCTGTTGCTTGATTCGGGGTTGATCCATGAGATTGCTTTAGAGGGCGGTGAGGTACTCGAGGAAGCAGAGAATCCTGTTTTTGCGATGGTGTGGTACAGTCTATTTGCGACGTACTTCCGCAATGCAAATGTGGTTCCTTCAGCCTTTGACCAGGTGAAGGAAAAATACATGGAGCAGTTAGAGCGGCGTAAGCAGTATGAGCAATCGATTGAGCATCCCATTATATTCGCAGAGGACTCTGCAGAGGGGCTGTCATTAGATGAGCAGGATTAG